A genomic stretch from Arachis stenosperma cultivar V10309 chromosome 3, arast.V10309.gnm1.PFL2, whole genome shotgun sequence includes:
- the LOC130966680 gene encoding uncharacterized protein LOC130966680 translates to MSSSDALSNTLEKSTPSKEPIGTNIQTTQEVPQSQPQQPQTDTATTNEGTTNSTSGVRKRELTSEVWNHFKIVEIKEKLKAECNYCKSKILCDPKQGTSHLRDHFKSCKLRTTRDIRQCMMKTTPTTSGKTVVVGAYTFDQENARKELSIMVITRNTLKSDILKLYNDERSKTMNVLERNKS, encoded by the exons ATGTCTTCTTCGGATGCATTGAGTAATACTCTTGAGAAGAGTACTCCATCGAAAGAACCTATAGGCACTAATATTCAAACTACACAAGAGGTTCCTCAATCTCAACCTCAACAACCCCAAACGGATACCGCAACTACTAATGAAGGAACGACAAACTCTACAAGTGGTGTTCGAAAGAGGGAGTTAACCTCCGAAGTGTGGAATCACTTCAAGATTGtggaaatcaaggaaaaattaAAGGCTGAATGCAATTATTGCAAATCGAAAATACTTTGTGACCCAAAACAAGGCACTTCACACTTACGTGATCACTTCAAAAGCTGCAAGCTCCGCACCACTAGAGATATAAGACAATGTATGATGAAGACAACTCCAACAACTAGTGGGAAAACAGTTGTGGTTGGTGCATATACCTTCGACCAAGAAAATGCAAGGAAAGAGTTATCAATTATG GTGATTACTCGCAACACTTTAAAGAGTGACATCTTGAAGCTCTACAATGATGAGAGATCGAAGACAATGAATGTCCTTGAGCGTAATAAAAGTTGA